A single Prevotella sp. E15-22 DNA region contains:
- a CDS encoding RluA family pseudouridine synthase, with the protein MEVVYEDNHIIIVNKQSGEIVQGDKTGDRPLSDLVKDYIKEKYQKPGEVFLGVVHRLDRPVSGLVVFARTSKALTRLNKMFAEGKVHKTYWALVQNFPKEPEGTLEHWLVRNEKQNKSYAYDRERPNAKKAILKYKVIGRTDNYTLVEVQLMTGRHHQIRCQLSTMGCPIKGDLKYGAKRSNPDGSISLQSHRVEFEHPVSHETIIIEAPLPHDTLWQAIAQNH; encoded by the coding sequence ATGGAAGTCGTTTACGAGGACAACCATATTATTATAGTCAACAAACAGAGTGGGGAGATCGTGCAGGGAGACAAGACTGGCGATCGCCCCCTCTCTGATTTGGTGAAAGACTACATCAAGGAGAAATACCAGAAGCCTGGCGAGGTGTTTCTCGGCGTGGTGCACAGACTAGATCGACCCGTGAGCGGACTGGTGGTCTTTGCACGCACTTCGAAGGCCCTGACCCGACTGAACAAGATGTTTGCCGAGGGGAAGGTGCACAAGACCTATTGGGCACTGGTGCAGAACTTTCCGAAGGAGCCTGAAGGCACTTTGGAACACTGGCTGGTGCGCAACGAGAAGCAGAACAAGAGTTATGCTTACGACAGAGAGCGCCCCAACGCCAAGAAGGCCATTCTGAAATACAAGGTGATTGGCAGGACGGACAACTACACACTGGTGGAGGTACAGCTGATGACAGGTCGCCATCATCAGATTCGCTGTCAGCTCTCGACCATGGGCTGCCCCATCAAGGGCGACCTGAAATATGGCGCCAAGCGCTCGAACCCTGACGGCAGCATCTCGCTGCAGAGTCACCGTGTGGAGTTCGAGCACCCTGTGAGTCATGAAACAATAATCATTGAGGCTCCCCTGCCCCACGACACGTTGTGGCAGGCCATTGCACAGAATCATTAG
- the fabG gene encoding 3-oxoacyl-[acyl-carrier-protein] reductase, whose protein sequence is MGLLEGKTALITGAARGIGKAIALKYAQEGCNIAFTDLQVNEETEKEIAALGVKAKSYASNAADFAQTEEVVKAVKEEFGSIDILVNNAGITKDGLMLRMTEQQWDAVIAVNLKSAFNFIHACVPVMMRQRGGSIINMASVVGVHGNAGQANYAASKAGLIALAKSIAQEMGPKGIRANAIAPGFIETAMTAALPEDVRNEWKQKIPLRRGGQVEDIANVATFLASDLSSYVSGQVIQVDGGMNM, encoded by the coding sequence ATGGGATTATTAGAAGGTAAGACAGCGCTGATTACTGGTGCTGCACGCGGTATCGGAAAGGCTATCGCACTGAAGTATGCCCAGGAGGGCTGTAACATCGCATTCACCGACCTGCAGGTAAACGAGGAGACAGAGAAAGAGATTGCCGCTCTGGGCGTAAAGGCTAAGAGCTACGCTTCGAACGCTGCCGACTTTGCTCAGACCGAGGAGGTTGTGAAGGCTGTCAAGGAAGAGTTTGGTTCTATCGATATTCTGGTGAACAACGCTGGTATCACCAAGGACGGACTGATGCTGCGCATGACTGAGCAGCAGTGGGACGCTGTGATTGCCGTTAACCTGAAGAGTGCATTCAACTTCATCCACGCTTGTGTGCCCGTGATGATGCGTCAGCGTGGTGGTTCAATCATCAACATGGCTTCTGTTGTTGGTGTTCATGGTAATGCTGGTCAGGCTAACTACGCTGCCTCAAAGGCTGGTTTGATTGCCCTGGCTAAGTCAATCGCTCAGGAGATGGGTCCCAAGGGCATTCGCGCCAACGCCATCGCCCCTGGCTTCATCGAGACAGCCATGACCGCTGCCCTGCCTGAGGATGTTCGCAACGAGTGGAAGCAGAAGATTCCCCTCCGCCGTGGTGGACAGGTTGAGGATATTGCCAATGTAGCTACCTTCCTGGCTTCTGATCTGTCAAGCTATGTAAGCGGTCAGGTTATCCAGGTTGACGGTGGTATGAACATGTAA